A single window of Mycobacterium sp. ITM-2016-00318 DNA harbors:
- a CDS encoding ATP-binding protein, with product MTSFTQQELVDGLVDDDARSAASVKRPSRWSLKNWPVRWKVFAIVLVPLILAGTFGGLRVYSNAIEARDLRGAADRAEMVPAIVSYMDALNAAMLAVPGGDTETAMSAFESSRAELQRRLGDTPGLSPDLQKGVKSLLDGGQAQVNKIAGSNNGSLIDRVTTYVPILLTAEDAITGLVRVEDQRILAEAQGIARAVGSRGQMMMEQLVVNGGAELPDPELRSRLVTLAGTEPSTLFGMSQVLGIGSPEAKELQREYVQRTSLLSDPSAPIVGNSELLRSLQTTDQIAAQLIDSTVPAMTGAVADQASAVRTEAVRDSAIVVGAILLALLLVTLVARSLVRPLRTLRDSALRVAHDDLSREIDRVRSGKEPAPVDPIPVHTTEEIGQVAHAVDELHEQAIFLAGEQSRLQLQVGDMFETLSRRSRSLVDQQLKLIDRLERNEEDPERLESLFRLDHLAARMRRNGANLLVLAGAKVPREQADAVPVAALVNAAASEVEDYARVVTATVPDSEIVGSIAGDVVHLLAELLDNALRYSPPISQVRVSAVHTGNGGLVIEVSDIGLGMTESDLRVANTRLQSGGEVTPYTARHMGLFVVGRLAQQHGLVVRLRSTVAGEPNSGTTAGVYVPSELIVRSGVSEQIDTGASEVPADAQAGVVAALSFDDADVYQDYHDEAGVEELNGHSEAPVTLLPRRSPGASGISGGQVSDDLPLESEPAFETEPDVDAEYEAESEVEYDLAPEPDYAPEPWGEPAEEQPRQAPVDTSAFFASRAQASTNGVHDREAAPEPEREDASASAGSDDAIYQKMLSEWLVDPTEALANSSALNWESVWDHGWSAAEAADDVPVSSHTEQGLPVRDPGARLVPGAVAAPRHGANGGYANGGAHRSHDDDDEVESAAEFSTGAHAIPVRDPEAVRASMSSHFGGVHAARSHAKQTRGTDNE from the coding sequence ATGACCTCGTTCACGCAGCAAGAGCTGGTGGATGGACTGGTCGACGACGACGCCCGCAGCGCCGCATCGGTCAAACGGCCCTCCCGGTGGTCGCTGAAGAATTGGCCGGTCCGGTGGAAGGTGTTCGCGATCGTTCTGGTGCCGCTGATCCTGGCTGGGACCTTCGGCGGACTGCGCGTCTATTCGAACGCTATTGAGGCTCGTGATCTGCGGGGCGCCGCCGATCGCGCCGAAATGGTGCCCGCAATCGTTAGCTACATGGATGCGCTCAACGCTGCGATGCTCGCCGTGCCCGGTGGCGACACCGAGACGGCGATGAGCGCCTTCGAGTCCAGCCGCGCCGAGCTGCAGCGCCGCCTCGGCGACACGCCTGGTTTGTCACCGGACCTCCAGAAGGGCGTCAAGAGCCTGCTCGACGGCGGCCAGGCGCAGGTGAACAAGATCGCCGGCTCCAACAACGGCTCCCTCATCGACCGCGTCACCACCTACGTACCGATCCTGCTGACCGCAGAGGACGCCATCACCGGACTGGTCCGGGTCGAAGACCAACGCATCCTCGCCGAAGCACAGGGCATCGCCCGCGCTGTCGGGTCCCGCGGGCAGATGATGATGGAGCAGCTGGTCGTCAACGGCGGCGCCGAACTGCCCGATCCCGAGCTGCGCAGCCGGTTGGTCACATTGGCGGGTACCGAGCCGTCGACGCTGTTCGGCATGAGCCAGGTACTGGGCATCGGCTCGCCGGAGGCCAAGGAGTTGCAGCGCGAGTACGTCCAGCGCACATCACTGCTGTCCGATCCCAGCGCGCCGATCGTCGGCAACTCCGAGCTGCTCCGATCCCTGCAGACCACCGATCAGATCGCCGCGCAGTTGATCGATTCGACGGTGCCCGCGATGACCGGTGCCGTCGCCGATCAGGCGTCTGCCGTCCGCACCGAGGCCGTCCGCGACTCGGCCATCGTGGTCGGCGCCATCCTGCTCGCACTGCTGCTCGTCACGCTGGTGGCCCGCTCGCTGGTGCGACCGCTGCGCACGCTGCGCGACAGCGCGCTGCGGGTCGCCCACGACGACCTCTCCCGCGAGATCGACCGCGTGCGTTCCGGTAAGGAGCCCGCGCCGGTCGATCCGATCCCGGTGCACACCACCGAGGAGATCGGCCAGGTCGCCCATGCCGTCGACGAACTGCACGAGCAGGCCATCTTCCTGGCCGGGGAGCAGAGCCGACTGCAGCTGCAGGTCGGCGACATGTTCGAAACGCTGTCGCGGCGCAGCCGCAGCCTGGTCGACCAGCAGCTCAAGCTCATCGACCGGCTGGAGCGCAACGAGGAGGATCCCGAACGGCTGGAGAGCTTGTTCCGGCTCGACCACCTCGCCGCCAGGATGCGCCGAAACGGCGCCAACCTGTTGGTCCTCGCCGGCGCCAAGGTGCCGCGCGAACAAGCCGACGCCGTGCCCGTCGCCGCGCTCGTCAACGCCGCCGCATCCGAGGTCGAGGACTACGCCCGCGTTGTCACCGCGACCGTGCCCGACAGTGAGATCGTCGGATCGATTGCAGGCGACGTCGTGCACCTTCTCGCCGAACTCCTCGACAACGCGCTGCGCTACTCGCCGCCGATCTCGCAGGTGCGGGTGTCGGCGGTGCACACAGGAAACGGCGGGCTGGTCATCGAAGTCAGCGACATCGGGCTCGGGATGACCGAATCCGATCTGCGGGTCGCCAACACCCGTCTGCAGTCCGGCGGTGAGGTGACTCCGTATACGGCCCGCCACATGGGTCTGTTCGTGGTCGGCAGGCTGGCCCAACAGCACGGGCTCGTGGTTCGTCTGCGGAGCACCGTTGCGGGCGAACCGAATTCGGGTACCACCGCGGGCGTGTACGTGCCGTCCGAGCTGATCGTGCGGTCCGGAGTCAGCGAGCAGATCGACACCGGCGCATCCGAAGTACCTGCCGACGCGCAAGCGGGGGTTGTCGCCGCGTTGTCCTTCGACGACGCCGACGTCTACCAGGACTACCACGACGAGGCCGGCGTCGAGGAGCTCAACGGGCACTCTGAGGCGCCGGTGACCCTGCTGCCGCGGCGCAGCCCTGGAGCAAGTGGCATCTCCGGCGGCCAGGTCTCCGACGACCTACCGCTCGAGTCGGAGCCCGCGTTCGAGACGGAGCCCGATGTCGACGCGGAATACGAAGCGGAATCCGAAGTCGAGTACGACCTCGCACCCGAGCCCGACTATGCGCCTGAGCCGTGGGGGGAGCCGGCCGAAGAGCAGCCGCGGCAGGCACCGGTCGACACGTCGGCGTTCTTCGCGTCACGCGCGCAGGCATCGACGAACGGTGTGCACGATCGCGAGGCCGCGCCCGAGCCGGAGCGCGAGGACGCCTCGGCGTCGGCGGGCTCCGACGACGCGATCTACCAGAAGATGCTCTCGGAGTGGCTCGTCGACCCCACTGAGGCCCTGGCCAACAGCAGCGCCCTGAATTGGGAGTCCGTCTGGGATCACGGCTGGTCGGCCGCCGAGGCCGCCGACGATGTGCCGGTTTCCTCGCACACCGAGCAGGGGCTGCCCGTCCGCGATCCCGGCGCACGGCTGGTTCCCGGCGCGGTGGCGGCGCCACGCCATGGCGCCAACGGCGGCTACGCCAACGGCGGAGCGCATCGCAGCCACGACGACGATGACGAGGTAGAGTCGGCGGCCGAATTCAGTACCGGCGCGCACGCGATACCGGTACGCGACCCTGAGGCTGTTCGCGCGAGCATGAGCAGCCACTTCGGCGGTGTACACGCCGCCCGGTCGCACGCCAAGCAGACCAGAGGAACCGATAACGAATGA
- a CDS encoding roadblock/LC7 domain-containing protein has protein sequence MTYPPRSTQRDSLDWLVSKFAREVSGVTHAILVSADGLLMAASEHMPIERADQLAAVASGLASLSTGASQLFNGGYVLQSVVEMENGYLLLMRVGDGSNLATLATTGCDIGQIGYEMAMLVERVGSVVQSSRRTHQHS, from the coding sequence ATGACCTATCCGCCACGTTCGACGCAGCGCGATTCGCTCGACTGGCTGGTGTCGAAGTTCGCCCGCGAAGTGTCCGGTGTCACCCACGCGATTCTGGTTTCCGCGGACGGCCTTCTGATGGCGGCCAGCGAGCACATGCCGATCGAACGCGCCGACCAACTCGCCGCGGTGGCGTCGGGCCTTGCCAGTTTGTCCACCGGTGCGTCGCAGCTCTTCAACGGCGGCTACGTACTTCAGTCGGTCGTCGAAATGGAGAACGGATACCTGCTGTTGATGCGCGTCGGTGACGGCTCCAACCTTGCGACGCTGGCCACAACGGGCTGCGACATCGGTCAGATCGGCTATGAGATGGCGATGCTCGTGGAGCGCGTGGGCAGCGTCGTCCAGTCGTCGCGACGAACACACCAGCACTCGTGA
- a CDS encoding DUF742 domain-containing protein yields the protein MDEPESFASDSQPSLVRPYTLTAGRTDSRVSLPLEAPIEALVADKAPRWPGNDVRAQICGMCGSSPSVAEIAAGLSLPIGVARVLIGDLVAAGHLRVRTTLTEGSSVDERRDLIGRTLRGLRAL from the coding sequence ATGGACGAACCTGAGTCTTTCGCCTCTGACAGCCAGCCGAGCCTGGTACGGCCGTACACGCTGACGGCTGGGCGGACGGACTCGCGTGTCAGCCTTCCGCTGGAAGCCCCGATCGAGGCCCTCGTCGCTGACAAGGCGCCGCGGTGGCCGGGAAACGATGTGCGGGCGCAGATTTGCGGGATGTGCGGTAGCAGCCCGTCGGTCGCCGAGATCGCGGCCGGGCTATCGTTGCCCATCGGGGTGGCCCGCGTGCTGATCGGCGATCTCGTGGCCGCGGGGCATCTGCGGGTGCGCACCACCTTGACCGAAGGCTCCAGCGTCGACGAACGGCGTGACCTGATAGGAAGGACCCTCCGTGGCTTACGAGCACTCTGA
- a CDS encoding ATP/GTP-binding protein — MAYEHSEGHRADSGKASTKIVISGGFGVGKTTFVGAVSEIMPLRTEALVTNASAGLDGLDATPDKRTTTVAMDFGRITLDADLVLYLFGTPGQRRFWFMWDDLVRGAIGAIILVDCRRLQDSFAAVDFFEARNMPFLIAVNEFDDAPRHPPQEVRNALALSDGIPIITVDARDRHSSTAALIAVTEYALNVLPSVPG, encoded by the coding sequence GTGGCTTACGAGCACTCTGAGGGTCATCGCGCCGACTCCGGTAAGGCGTCGACCAAGATCGTCATCTCCGGCGGCTTCGGCGTCGGCAAGACCACCTTCGTCGGCGCGGTTTCGGAGATCATGCCGCTGCGCACCGAGGCGCTGGTGACCAATGCCTCTGCGGGGCTGGACGGGCTGGACGCGACGCCCGACAAGCGGACCACGACGGTGGCGATGGACTTCGGCCGCATCACCCTCGATGCAGACCTTGTGCTGTATCTGTTCGGCACCCCCGGCCAGCGGCGCTTCTGGTTCATGTGGGACGACCTCGTGCGCGGCGCGATCGGCGCGATCATCCTGGTGGACTGCCGCCGACTGCAGGACAGTTTCGCGGCGGTGGACTTCTTCGAGGCCCGTAACATGCCGTTCCTGATCGCCGTCAATGAATTCGACGACGCGCCAAGGCATCCGCCGCAGGAAGTGCGCAACGCGTTAGCGCTGTCCGACGGCATTCCGATCATCACGGTCGACGCGAGGGACCGCCACTCCTCGACGGCCGCGCTGATCGCTGTCACCGAGTACGCGCTCAACGTCCTTCCGTCGGTGCCCGGCTGA
- a CDS encoding pentapeptide repeat-containing protein, giving the protein MSDTETVWTEREFITHDFRDDDLTRLRTERVVFTDCDFSGVDLGESEHVGSAFRNCTFRRTTLWHSVFRHCSMLGSVFTECRLRPVTFEEVDFTLAVLGDADLRGVDLSECRLSETSLVKADLRKAVLRRADLRGARTQDTRLEEADLRGARVDPTLWTTAALRGARIDIEQGLAFAAAHGLDVHGE; this is encoded by the coding sequence GTGTCGGACACCGAAACCGTTTGGACGGAGCGGGAGTTCATCACCCACGATTTTCGCGATGACGACCTGACGCGGCTGCGGACCGAACGTGTCGTATTCACCGACTGCGACTTCAGCGGCGTCGACCTGGGGGAGTCCGAACATGTGGGGTCGGCGTTTCGCAACTGCACCTTCCGCAGGACAACTTTGTGGCACAGCGTGTTTCGGCATTGCAGCATGCTCGGGTCCGTTTTCACCGAGTGCCGGCTGCGGCCGGTGACGTTCGAGGAGGTCGACTTCACGCTTGCGGTCCTCGGCGACGCCGATCTGCGGGGCGTTGACCTGTCGGAGTGCAGGCTCAGCGAGACGAGCCTGGTGAAAGCGGACCTCCGCAAAGCGGTGCTTCGCCGCGCGGATCTGCGTGGCGCCCGCACACAGGACACCCGACTGGAGGAGGCCGACCTGCGCGGCGCGCGGGTCGATCCGACATTGTGGACCACCGCCGCTCTGCGTGGTGCGCGCATCGACATCGAACAGGGGCTCGCCTTCGCCGCCGCGCACGGGCTGGATGTGCACGGTGAGTGA
- a CDS encoding nuclear transport factor 2 family protein, with amino-acid sequence MSDARTTVERWVERFNAGDAEGISALYAEDAVNHQIALEPVVGRRAIEEFHHETFAGGPLTCQPINLVVDGEWAALEWIDPDGFRGCGFFQVRDGLIHHQRGYWDSAQLRDAHPDMHA; translated from the coding sequence GTGAGTGACGCGCGAACAACTGTCGAACGTTGGGTCGAGCGGTTCAACGCCGGTGATGCCGAGGGCATTTCGGCTCTCTACGCCGAGGATGCCGTCAACCATCAGATCGCGCTCGAACCGGTGGTCGGCAGGCGGGCGATCGAGGAGTTCCATCACGAGACGTTCGCCGGTGGTCCGCTCACCTGTCAGCCGATCAACCTTGTCGTCGACGGCGAGTGGGCGGCGCTGGAGTGGATCGACCCGGACGGCTTCCGCGGGTGCGGGTTCTTCCAGGTGCGCGACGGCCTGATCCACCACCAGCGCGGCTACTGGGACAGTGCGCAGTTGCGCGACGCCCATCCCGACATGCACGCCTAG
- a CDS encoding FHA domain-containing protein gives MSRPAPPALTVAHDGSARTFAAGNDVVIGRDLRADVRIAHPLISRAHLVLRFDQGRWIAIDNGSLNGMFVNGRRVPTADIHDGLHVNIGNPDGPELTFDVGSQQAAGRPPTSAIPIANRSSGSWPSQQPPTLRPQAYQSGPQQGYPSTQPPRYPSGPQSGYTGSQPHPARVPTAVGQPAAQPGLSQPALESVTAMGPTAAPRSSEGNLATSMLKILRPGRPADAPAGSVKIGRNTDNDIVINDVLASRHHATLIPNGQGGAEIRDNRSINGTFVNGSRVDSAILHDGDTVTIGNVDLQFRGGTLVRRTETSAATGTGGLDVHGVTWTIEGNKTLLNNISLTARPGTLTAVIGPSGAGKSTFARLVAGYTHPTEGTVAFEGHDIHAEYASLRSRIGMVPQDDVVHGQLTVEQALMFAAELRLPPDTNKEDRERVVAQVLEELEMTQHRKTRVDKLSGGQRKRASVAMELLTGPSLLILDEPTSGLDPALDRQVMTMLRQLADAGRVVLVVTHSLSYLDVCDQVLLLAPGGKTAFCGPPSQIGAAMGTTNWADIFSGVARDPDAAWQRYIAQTGPTPPQPPAQTPGDLGKPTKTSVRRQFSTISRRQMRLIVSDRGYFIFLALLPFIMGVLSLSVPGDVGFGVPVPAIQGGAAPNEPGQILVLLNVGAIFMGTALTIRALIGERAIFLREQAVGLSTTAYLLAKVIVFAAFAILQSSIVTAINIWGKKWGPGAVTSGAVIPNRSIELFVDMAACCVAAAMVGLALSAMAKSSEQIMPLLVIAIMSQLVFQGGMIPVTGRIGLDQLSWFTPARWGFASTASTIDLIRLVPGPLTPQDSHWKHQAGTWWFNMAMLGCICIGYLSFVRWKIRLNSG, from the coding sequence ATGAGCCGACCAGCCCCGCCCGCGCTGACCGTTGCGCACGACGGATCAGCACGCACCTTCGCCGCTGGAAATGATGTCGTCATCGGCCGCGATCTGCGCGCCGACGTCCGCATCGCACACCCCCTGATCTCCCGCGCACACCTCGTCTTGCGGTTCGATCAAGGCCGATGGATAGCCATCGACAACGGCAGCCTCAACGGAATGTTCGTCAACGGACGCCGGGTGCCGACCGCCGACATCCATGACGGCCTGCACGTCAACATCGGCAACCCCGACGGCCCCGAGCTGACCTTCGACGTCGGCAGCCAGCAGGCCGCGGGCAGGCCGCCGACGTCGGCGATCCCGATCGCGAACCGGTCCAGCGGCAGCTGGCCGAGCCAGCAGCCGCCCACATTGCGCCCGCAGGCCTACCAGTCAGGCCCTCAGCAGGGTTACCCGTCCACCCAGCCGCCGCGGTACCCGAGCGGCCCGCAGTCCGGCTACACCGGCTCGCAGCCGCACCCCGCCCGCGTGCCGACCGCCGTGGGGCAACCCGCGGCCCAACCAGGACTGTCGCAACCGGCGCTGGAGTCGGTGACGGCGATGGGCCCGACGGCGGCGCCACGCTCGAGCGAGGGCAACCTCGCGACGAGCATGCTGAAGATCCTGCGACCGGGCCGTCCGGCCGACGCGCCCGCGGGCTCGGTCAAGATCGGCCGCAACACCGACAACGACATCGTGATCAACGACGTGCTGGCATCACGCCATCACGCGACCCTGATCCCGAACGGCCAGGGCGGCGCGGAGATCCGCGACAACCGCAGTATCAACGGCACCTTCGTCAACGGCTCGCGCGTCGACAGCGCGATCCTGCACGACGGCGACACCGTCACCATCGGCAACGTCGACCTGCAATTCCGCGGCGGCACGCTGGTCCGCCGCACCGAGACCAGCGCGGCCACCGGCACCGGCGGCCTCGACGTGCACGGCGTCACGTGGACCATCGAGGGCAACAAGACGCTGCTGAACAACATCTCGCTGACCGCGAGGCCCGGCACCCTGACCGCTGTCATCGGACCGTCGGGCGCGGGCAAGTCGACCTTCGCGCGGCTGGTCGCCGGCTACACCCATCCGACGGAGGGGACCGTGGCCTTCGAGGGTCACGACATCCACGCCGAGTACGCATCGCTGCGCTCTCGGATCGGCATGGTGCCCCAGGACGACGTCGTGCACGGCCAACTGACCGTCGAGCAGGCACTGATGTTCGCGGCCGAGTTGCGCCTGCCGCCCGACACCAACAAGGAAGACCGCGAACGGGTCGTCGCGCAGGTGCTCGAAGAACTCGAGATGACGCAGCACCGCAAGACCCGCGTCGACAAGCTGTCCGGCGGACAGCGCAAGCGCGCGTCGGTGGCGATGGAGCTGCTGACAGGTCCGTCGCTGCTGATTCTCGACGAGCCGACGTCCGGTCTCGACCCGGCGCTGGACCGCCAGGTAATGACGATGCTGCGCCAGCTGGCCGACGCAGGCCGCGTGGTGCTGGTCGTCACGCACTCGCTGTCCTACCTCGACGTCTGCGACCAGGTACTGCTGCTGGCACCCGGCGGCAAGACGGCGTTCTGCGGGCCGCCAAGCCAGATCGGTGCGGCGATGGGCACCACGAACTGGGCCGACATCTTCAGCGGTGTCGCGCGCGACCCCGACGCCGCCTGGCAGCGGTACATCGCCCAGACCGGGCCGACGCCGCCGCAGCCACCCGCGCAAACCCCCGGCGACCTGGGCAAGCCGACGAAAACCAGTGTGCGACGGCAATTCTCGACGATTTCTCGTCGGCAGATGAGGCTGATCGTCTCCGATCGCGGGTACTTCATCTTCCTGGCGTTGCTGCCGTTCATCATGGGCGTGCTGTCGTTGTCGGTGCCCGGCGACGTCGGCTTCGGCGTGCCGGTTCCCGCGATCCAGGGCGGCGCGGCGCCGAACGAGCCCGGCCAGATCCTGGTGTTGCTCAACGTCGGCGCGATCTTCATGGGCACCGCACTGACGATCCGCGCCCTGATCGGCGAGCGCGCCATCTTCCTGCGCGAGCAGGCCGTCGGATTGTCCACTACCGCATACCTTTTGGCGAAGGTCATCGTCTTCGCGGCGTTCGCGATTCTGCAGTCGAGCATCGTCACCGCCATCAACATCTGGGGAAAGAAGTGGGGCCCGGGAGCGGTCACCAGCGGCGCGGTGATCCCCAACCGAAGCATTGAGTTGTTCGTGGACATGGCGGCCTGCTGTGTGGCCGCGGCGATGGTCGGCCTTGCGCTGTCGGCGATGGCCAAGTCGAGCGAGCAGATCATGCCGCTGCTGGTGATCGCGATCATGTCGCAGCTGGTCTTCCAGGGCGGCATGATCCCGGTGACCGGCCGCATCGGGCTCGACCAGCTGTCATGGTTCACGCCTGCACGGTGGGGATTCGCCAGCACCGCGTCGACCATCGACCTGATCAGGCTGGTGCCGGGCCCGCTGACTCCACAGGACTCGCATTGGAAGCACCAGGCTGGCACCTGGTGGTTCAACATGGCCATGCTCGGATGCATCTGCATCGGCTACCTGAGCTTCGTCCGCTGGAAGATCCGCCTCAATTCCGGATAG
- a CDS encoding NADH:flavin oxidoreductase: protein MNTAANVFTPAKLGPVTLRNRIIKAATFEGATPNALVTDDLITYHRLPAAGGVGMTTVAYLAVSKGGRTEGNVLWWRPEAIPGLRKLTEAIHAEGAAISAQIGHAGPVANARTTKAKAYAPVRFFNPLSMRFAKKASADDIRDIIDAHAKAATFAIDAGFDAVEIHLGHNYFASSFLSPLINRRDDEFGGSLANRAKVARGIVTAVRRAVEKEGTPIAVTAKLTMTDGVRGGITVDESLQTAKWLEEDGGLDALELTAGSSLVNPMYLFRGDAPVKEFAGAFKPPLRWGIRMTGKKFLREYPYREAFLLRDAKKFRAELTMPLILLGGITNRETMDLAMAEGFDFVAMGRALLAEPDLINRIEADGDNRSVRSACTHCNKCMATIYTHTHCVVTGSPG from the coding sequence ATGAACACTGCAGCCAATGTGTTCACCCCGGCCAAGCTCGGCCCGGTGACCCTGCGTAACCGCATCATCAAAGCGGCGACGTTCGAGGGGGCGACGCCGAACGCGCTTGTCACCGACGACCTGATCACCTACCACCGCCTGCCCGCCGCGGGCGGAGTCGGCATGACGACCGTCGCCTACCTGGCCGTGTCGAAGGGCGGACGCACAGAAGGCAACGTGCTCTGGTGGCGCCCCGAGGCCATCCCCGGCCTGCGCAAGCTGACCGAAGCGATCCACGCTGAAGGCGCCGCGATCAGCGCACAGATCGGTCATGCCGGTCCGGTGGCCAATGCCCGCACCACGAAGGCGAAGGCCTACGCTCCTGTGCGGTTCTTCAACCCGCTCTCGATGCGCTTCGCGAAGAAGGCGAGCGCCGACGATATCCGCGACATCATCGACGCCCACGCCAAGGCGGCCACATTCGCCATCGACGCAGGGTTCGACGCCGTCGAAATCCATTTGGGTCACAACTATTTCGCCAGTTCCTTCCTGAGCCCGCTGATCAACCGGCGCGACGACGAGTTCGGCGGCTCGCTGGCCAACCGCGCGAAGGTCGCCCGCGGCATCGTGACGGCCGTGCGCCGGGCGGTGGAGAAGGAAGGCACGCCGATCGCGGTCACCGCGAAGCTGACCATGACAGACGGTGTCCGTGGCGGAATCACGGTGGACGAGTCGTTGCAGACCGCGAAGTGGCTGGAGGAGGACGGCGGCCTGGACGCCCTCGAACTCACCGCGGGCAGCTCGCTGGTCAACCCGATGTACCTGTTCCGCGGAGATGCTCCGGTCAAAGAGTTCGCAGGCGCTTTCAAGCCGCCGCTGCGGTGGGGCATCCGGATGACCGGCAAGAAGTTCCTGCGGGAGTACCCGTACCGCGAGGCGTTCCTACTGCGGGACGCCAAGAAGTTCCGGGCGGAGCTGACGATGCCACTCATCCTCCTCGGCGGCATCACCAACCGCGAGACCATGGACCTGGCGATGGCAGAGGGGTTCGACTTCGTCGCGATGGGCCGGGCGCTGCTGGCCGAACCGGACCTGATCAACCGCATCGAGGCCGACGGCGACAACCGTTCGGTGCGGTCGGCCTGCACCCACTGCAACAAGTGCATGGCAACCATCTACACCCACACCCACTGCGTGGTCACCGGGTCCCCGGGCTGA
- a CDS encoding bifunctional methylenetetrahydrofolate dehydrogenase/methenyltetrahydrofolate cyclohydrolase, whose amino-acid sequence MGAITLDGKATRDEIFVDLKERVAALTAAGRTPGLGTVLVGDDPGSRAYVRGKHADCAKVGINSIRRDLPADISQAKLDETIDELNANPECTGYIIQLPLPKHLNENAALERLDPGKDADGLHPMNLGRLVLNEPAPLPCTPRGIVHLLRRYEVEIAGAQVAVIGRGVTVGRPLGLLLTRRSENATVTLCHTATRHLPQLTRDADIVIAAAGVPHMVTAEMVKPGAAVVDVGVSRDDDGKLVGDVGPDVWDVAGHVSPNPGGVGLLTRAFLLANVVELAEPSR is encoded by the coding sequence GTGGGTGCGATCACATTGGACGGTAAGGCCACGCGGGACGAAATCTTCGTCGACTTGAAGGAGCGGGTGGCGGCCCTGACCGCCGCGGGGCGCACGCCAGGGCTTGGCACGGTGCTGGTCGGCGACGACCCCGGCTCGCGGGCCTATGTGCGCGGTAAGCACGCCGACTGCGCGAAGGTCGGCATCAACTCGATCCGCCGCGATCTGCCCGCCGACATCAGCCAGGCCAAGCTCGACGAGACCATCGACGAGCTGAACGCCAACCCCGAATGCACCGGTTACATCATCCAGCTGCCGCTGCCAAAGCACCTCAACGAGAACGCCGCGCTCGAGCGCCTCGACCCGGGCAAGGACGCCGACGGCCTGCACCCGATGAACCTCGGCAGGCTGGTGCTCAACGAGCCCGCACCGCTGCCCTGCACGCCCCGCGGCATCGTGCACCTGCTGCGGCGGTACGAAGTGGAGATCGCCGGCGCCCAGGTCGCGGTGATCGGCAGGGGAGTCACGGTCGGCAGGCCGCTCGGCCTGCTGCTGACTCGGCGGTCCGAGAATGCCACGGTGACGTTGTGCCACACCGCAACTCGACATCTGCCACAGTTGACGCGCGATGCCGACATCGTCATCGCCGCGGCGGGCGTGCCGCACATGGTGACCGCGGAGATGGTGAAGCCGGGCGCGGCGGTCGTCGATGTCGGTGTCAGCCGCGACGACGACGGCAAGCTGGTCGGTGACGTCGGACCCGACGTGTGGGACGTGGCGGGACACGTATCGCCGAATCCCGGCGGCGTCGGTCTGCTGACCCGCGCCTTCCTACTGGCCAACGTGGTCGAACTGGCCGAACCGTCGAGGTGA
- a CDS encoding DUF3017 domain-containing protein, which yields MTAKEFARKVVRGQWPILVVGLFFVAAFGLVIAGYWRRGALVLGIGVAVAAALRIALTDDRAGLLVVRTKGIDFVTTATVSAVVLYIAATIDPLGTS from the coding sequence GTGACCGCTAAGGAGTTCGCCCGCAAGGTCGTTCGCGGGCAGTGGCCGATCTTGGTGGTGGGTCTGTTCTTTGTGGCCGCCTTCGGATTGGTGATCGCGGGGTACTGGCGGCGCGGAGCCCTGGTGCTGGGCATCGGCGTCGCGGTCGCGGCCGCACTGCGTATTGCGCTCACCGACGATCGGGCGGGGCTGCTCGTGGTGCGAACAAAGGGCATCGACTTCGTCACCACCGCCACGGTCAGCGCGGTCGTGCTCTACATCGCCGCGACGATCGATCCGCTGGGCACCAGCTAG